GACCTGCACCACAGCACACGGATACGATCGAATGAACGCAGAGAGCCACACCATCATGCATGCATGAGCCCGTGCGGCGCGGGCACAGCGTTGGCGGCGCCTCCTGCTCCGCGCACCCCGCCTGGTTGCGTGAGCTACCTACCCAGCCCGGTACATacgtttttttttttgaggaggCCCAGTATATATATACGTAACCGGCCAAGAACAGCAGGAAAAGTTGGACCATCTTTTTCCAGCTACAGTGATGAATAGGTTCGTCGGTTCAACACGTCCTTTTTGTTTCTGCCAACATTTTGGGGCATTGCTGGTGCCGACTGGAACGTCGTAAGCACAACGTGAGCCGAGGGTCAGCACGACgattttatcttcttcttcttcacggGAGATGGTTGTTAACGCGGGACCCGCTCGGTGGCGAGTTTTGCTACACTTACGGAAGCAACTTACAGAATACAACTACGGATCCAAGGTGGGCTTATCTGATTGAATTATGAGCGGCCCCACGCCCCCACCACTAGAAATCAGGGGGAGGCTCAATGTGATTAGGCCACGTCCGTCCGTAGCGGGGATCCGTGTAGTAGTCCCCGTAGGTGTAGCATTTTTGCGCTCGGTGTCCTGTTCCGCGCACTCCCAGTAAGGTGGCGAACTTCGATCTTCCGTGGCCGACGACGCTGTGGTACATCGTGTTGTCGACGCGCCGGTGCTCCGTCGTACTACGTGATGGCATTGGCACTTCACGGATGCGCACGGCACGGGGAGGAGCCTGCACATTTGTCTGCCCCCCATGTGTACGCAAAAAATGCACGCCGTCCCGTAATGCTTTCCACAACCTTGGAAGTCTAGCCTGCACGTGCAGTGACTAACCTAAACTGCCAGCAAAGTCCCTCCTGTCTAAACTGCCATCCAGTTAAAAGGAACCACAAAATTAGTACCTagcccatcccatccgcccattTTTACGGGAAAAATGACCAATCATTCATTCATTCTCATTTGCGCACAGGATTTTCTTTCCTCGCTGGAAAATCCTCCCACCCAccacaaaaaaagaaaaaacagaactCCGCCCCTATTTTATATCCCCCCAAAGTCCACATCCGAGGCTATTAAACCCGCTGGCTTTCGTCTCAACAGCAAGCCAAATCCAAGCCGCCACCATCACTGCTCCTCTCTCCTCCTCAGTCCCCAGTACTCTTCCCACGCAGCTGGGGACGCCCTCCCATTTACTGAGCCAAGAGaaggaggaggggaagaagaatTGATTGCTGATCCGGCGCAGACCAATAAATTCTTCCCGCCTCCGCCGAGATCATCATGGCTGCTGCCGCCACGAGGAGGGCCGCCTCCTCGCTCGCCTCCCGCTGCCTGCTCTCCAGGCCCGCAGCGTCGCCCGCTGCTGTCCCCTCCGCGCTCCGCAGGGCAGGTGCGTGAATTGATTGCTCCAGGTCCAGGATCATTCTCTCCGACGCACCTACTGCTAGTAGGAGTAACTCCGTATCTGCAGACCACAGCGGTACTAGGATTTACTACTCCAGTATCCGTCCGATTTGACTGGTTTGTTACCCGTAGTCGTACCAGAGTTTGGGCCTCTCGTTCTTCACGGCCTTTTGCGTTCTTGGCATGGCCGGGTTTCAGATCTAGGCACGCAGGCTGACCCGATGATCCGAATCTCAGGGAGCTCTTATGTGGCGCCTGCTTCGTGCCCCCTCCGGTAATTGTCACTAGTTTAATGATGCCCACGCTTAGCTACCCGTGGCACCACCAGTTAAATTACTATTCTTTCATGTCTGCTTATTGAAAGGTCTCAAATACAGTACGTATTTACCAACTGTTCCTTGTTCATCCGAGGGAAACAATGATCCTGTGGCGTATTCCAATGCTATTTTAGCAGTCCCCGTCTTCAGGGAGAGAAAGCGTATGCGTGTCCTAGCTCTTGAATCAAATGTGACGTTCGCTTTGCGCTCGCGTCCAAGTAGTGTGCGTGTTCCTTTGGCTCGTTCGCTGTCATCAGCGGGCCGAGTTGTGGGCAGCGGTTTGGACTTTTCTATCTATCATTTTTCCTTTGGAGATAAGATTTCCCCCGACATGATAGGATATCTGCTTGTTTTTCTCCCGGTCGTTATCGGAACAGTGGAAAACTGAGGTCATGATTTTCTGTCCATTATCTGTGCTGCTCCTTCGCCGTagataaaaaaacatgtgatgcaTTTTTCAAGGACCTAGAAGAATTCGCCAGAAAATGCAGCCGGACTGTAGTAAATTTCCACGGTGTTGAGTGGTCACTTGTCATGGTTTTTACCAGGAAggaaaaaaaaatattttttcagTAGTTAGATAAGTAAAACCACGGGTGATAATGACGAGTGCAAACGTGTTCTCCTAAATTATGAACAGAAGGGCTAAAATATCTCATTTTGCTCGTTGCCAAACCTGATCGATCTACCCTTGCTGATACCAAATCTGCTTTCAACAtaccatgttcactttgcatttTTTTTGGCACCAGATCTGACCCAACCATTGATCATGTTGACACTGCTGTGGACATGACTGAATATAGTTGTTTATTAGCAGATCACCTCATTTGTCCACACATTTCTCAAACTGCTATAGTGAGGCTTATGTGCATTATTAACTCTGGCTGCAGATGGGGCACGTGGATTGTTGCCAGGACTCCTTCAGAGGTTCGGCACTGCGGCAGCAGCAGAGGAGCCCATTTCGCCTTCTGTCCAAGTGGGCGAGACACAGCTCCTTATCAACGGCAAATTCGTCGATGCTGCATCTGGTAGGCTACTTCATCTCAGCTACTAATGAGGCTGGGCCCATGGGGCCGGTTCGGTGGGCTTCAGCTCTGCTTGAGCAGTATAGGCCCATAAACTGGAACCCTATTTTTGTTTTCTCATGTTTTTTTTCTGCACCATCATGTTTTTTTTATGAGCTCGGTCAACTGACAATGTGCATCTGCATCTCATCAGGTAAAACTTTCCCGACTGTGGACCCTCGCACCGGGGAGGTGATTGCCCGTGTGGCCGAAGGAGATGCCGAAGATGTTGACCGTGCGGTTGTTGCTGCCCGCAAGGCATTCGATGAAGGGCCATGGCCCAGGATGACTGCCTATGTAAGCACTTCAGCTTGGCAGTTCTGTTCCTGTTGTAGTTTCATAGTCTGGGGTGATGATGCTCATAGGCTGCTGCAAATTTTCCTCTACAGGAGAGATCCCGCATTCTTCTGCGGTTTGCTGATTTGATAGAGAAACACAATGACGATATCGCTGCACTGGAAACGTGGGACAACGGGAAGCCCTATGAGCAAGCTGCCCACATCGAAGTGCCGATGCTTGCCCGGCTTATGCGGTACTATGCAGGTGAGAGCAGCTTACATCCTGACAGTAATAGATAGACCTAGCCAAGAAGTTAAACTCCATACATGACTAACAAAGATGCCATTTCTGCTGAAATATGCAGGCTGGACTGACAAGATCCATGGTCTCATCGTACCGGCTGATGGCCCGCACCATGTACAGGTGCTGCACGAGCCGATTGGTGTCGTGGGTCAGATCATCCCGTGGAACTTCCCACTTTTGATGTATGGCTGGAAAGTTGGCCCTGCTTTGGCATGTGGAAACACTATTGTCCTCAAGACTGCCGAACAAACTCCTCTATCTGCTCTCTATGTTTCTAAGCTGTTGCATGAGGTTGGTGGGATGACCATTTCATAATTTTTTATTTGCTAAGGATATGTATGTCTAGTTATTTCATGTTATTCTAACAGTTATTGGATTTACCATGGGAAAAATGGGCTTTGATTTACCTGATAACGTTTGTGAATATGAAAGTGGGTTGTTGTTGGATTGCGTAGTACCGGGATTAGAAGGTGTGAGGATTAGTTTGGACCTTCTGGAACAGCTGATATAACAAATGTGTTACCCACTGTATGTATTGAGTGATCTCTGAAAGCTCAATGGTATTTTATACAAAAGTTGCTTTAATGCATAGTTATAAAATGCGTAACTGTTTTTTATAACTATCCaagatccaaatgattcaaatTTCAGTGCATTCACTTGCTAATTTAGTTATTTGCCAATGTAGCGAGCAATTCATCCTTACTTTACTATAGGATAACAACGTATATCTGTCATTCTGTCTAAGGCTGTACTAGCATATTGTTTTTGACGTTTTACTAGTCTGCAACTAAGAATTTGTATGGTCCTGCAAGTTTTACTGGATTTACTGATCAGAGCTTGCATGATTAAATAGGCTGGACTACCCGAAGGTGTCCTGAACATCGTATCTGGTTTCGGTCCTACTGCCGGGGCTGCTCTTGCTAGCCACATGGATGTTGACAAGGTAAACCTACACATTATATAATTTTCGTGTTATTGAGAGTGACCAAAAAAATTATGCAGTATGCATGTTTGT
This sequence is a window from Aegilops tauschii subsp. strangulata cultivar AL8/78 chromosome 7, Aet v6.0, whole genome shotgun sequence. Protein-coding genes within it:
- the LOC109749016 gene encoding benzaldehyde dehydrogenase, mitochondrial, which gives rise to MAAAATRRAASSLASRCLLSRPAASPAAVPSALRRADGARGLLPGLLQRFGTAAAAEEPISPSVQVGETQLLINGKFVDAASGKTFPTVDPRTGEVIARVAEGDAEDVDRAVVAARKAFDEGPWPRMTAYERSRILLRFADLIEKHNDDIAALETWDNGKPYEQAAHIEVPMLARLMRYYAGWTDKIHGLIVPADGPHHVQVLHEPIGVVGQIIPWNFPLLMYGWKVGPALACGNTIVLKTAEQTPLSALYVSKLLHEAGLPEGVLNIVSGFGPTAGAALASHMDVDKIAFTGSTDTGKVILELSARSNLKPVTLELGGKSPFIVMDDADIDQAVELAHFALFFNQGQCCCAGSRTFVHERVYDEFVEKSKARALKRVVGDPFRKGVEQGPQIDDEQFKKILRYIKSGVDSGATLVTGGDKLGDKGYYIQPTIFSDVQDGMKIAQEEIFGPVQSIFKFNDLNEVIKRANASQYGLAAGVFTNNLDTANTLTRALRAGTVWVNCFDIFDAAIPFGGYKMSGIGREKGIDSLKNYLQVKAVVTALKNPAWL